A single Cupriavidus sp. D39 DNA region contains:
- a CDS encoding acetyl-CoA carboxylase carboxyltransferase subunit alpha produces the protein MKTTFLDFEQPIAELEAKIEELRFVQDDSAVDISEEISRLAGKSQQLTKDIYANLTPWQVAQIARHPQRPYTLDYVREIFTDFHELHGDRAFADDLSIVGGLARFNGQACMVMGHQKGRDTKERALRNFGMSKPEGYRKAKRLMELADKFGLPIFTFVDTPGAFPGIDAEERGQSEAIGHNLYVMAGLKVPLIATIIGEGGSGGALAIAVGDVVQMLQFATYAVISPEGCASILWKTAEKAPEAAEALGLTAHRLKALSLIDKIVSEPLGGAHRDVKGMAAMLKRSLADSLRQFQGMSVKELQARRHERLLAYGKFKETGAPG, from the coding sequence ATGAAAACCACCTTCCTAGATTTTGAGCAGCCTATTGCCGAACTCGAGGCAAAGATCGAAGAACTGCGATTTGTGCAGGACGATTCGGCTGTCGATATCTCCGAAGAGATTTCGCGGCTGGCCGGCAAGAGCCAGCAGCTTACCAAGGACATCTACGCCAACCTGACCCCATGGCAGGTGGCACAGATCGCCCGGCACCCGCAGCGTCCTTACACGCTGGACTATGTGCGCGAGATCTTCACCGATTTCCACGAACTGCACGGCGACCGCGCCTTTGCCGACGATCTGTCGATCGTGGGCGGCCTGGCTCGCTTCAACGGGCAGGCGTGCATGGTGATGGGCCACCAGAAGGGCCGCGACACCAAGGAGCGCGCGCTGCGCAACTTCGGCATGTCCAAGCCCGAGGGCTATCGCAAGGCCAAGCGCCTGATGGAACTCGCCGACAAGTTCGGCCTGCCGATCTTCACCTTCGTCGACACCCCGGGGGCATTCCCCGGCATCGACGCCGAAGAGCGCGGCCAGTCCGAAGCCATCGGCCACAATCTCTATGTCATGGCAGGCCTCAAGGTGCCCCTGATCGCCACCATCATCGGTGAAGGCGGCTCGGGCGGCGCACTGGCGATTGCCGTGGGCGACGTGGTGCAGATGCTGCAGTTCGCTACCTACGCCGTGATCTCGCCGGAAGGCTGCGCGTCGATCCTGTGGAAGACCGCCGAGAAGGCGCCGGAAGCTGCCGAAGCCCTCGGCCTGACCGCGCACCGCCTCAAGGCGCTCAGCCTGATCGACAAGATCGTGAGCGAGCCGCTGGGCGGCGCGCACCGCGACGTCAAGGGCATGGCTGCCATGCTCAAGCGCTCGCTGGCGGATTCGCTGCGCCAGTTCCAGGGCATGAGCGTGAAGGAGCTGCAGGCACGCCGTCATGAGCGCCTGCTGGCCTATGGCAAGTTCAAGGAAACCGGCGCACCGGGCTGA
- a CDS encoding aspartate kinase produces the protein MALIVHKYGGTSMGSPERIKNVAKRVAKWHRAGHRVVVVPSAMSGETNRLLGLAKEISAQPSPRELDMLAATGEQASSALLAIALQGEGVDAISYTGWQVPVKTDSSHTKARIESIDDERILADLDAGRVVVVTGFQGIDDNGNITTLGRGGSDTSAVAIAAAIEAEECLIYTDVDGVYTTDPRVVEDARRLDQITFEEMLEMASLGSKVLQIRSVEFAGKYRVKTRVLSSLTDPLMPLEQEMHSGTLITFEENSEMEAAVISGIAFARDEAKITVLGVPDKPGIAYQILGPVADANIDVDMIIQNQSVDGKTDFTFTVPRGEYQRALAILNDGVKAHIGAASVSGDPKVSKVSVVGVGMRSHVGIASKMFRTLSEEGINIQMISTSEIKISVLIDEKYMELAVRALHKVFELDQA, from the coding sequence ATGGCTCTCATCGTTCACAAATACGGTGGCACTTCGATGGGTTCTCCGGAACGCATCAAGAATGTCGCCAAGCGCGTTGCCAAATGGCATCGTGCAGGTCACCGCGTAGTCGTGGTGCCTTCGGCCATGTCAGGCGAGACCAATCGCCTGCTTGGCCTTGCCAAGGAAATTTCGGCGCAGCCGAGCCCGCGTGAGCTGGATATGCTGGCCGCCACCGGCGAGCAAGCCAGCTCCGCCTTGCTCGCGATTGCGCTGCAAGGCGAGGGCGTCGACGCGATCAGCTACACCGGCTGGCAAGTGCCGGTGAAGACCGACTCGTCCCACACCAAGGCCCGCATCGAGTCCATCGATGACGAGCGCATCCTGGCCGATCTCGACGCCGGGCGCGTGGTGGTGGTCACGGGCTTCCAGGGCATCGACGACAACGGCAACATCACCACGCTGGGCCGTGGTGGCTCCGACACCTCGGCCGTGGCGATCGCCGCCGCCATCGAGGCTGAGGAATGCCTGATCTACACCGACGTGGACGGGGTCTACACCACCGATCCGCGCGTGGTCGAAGACGCTCGCCGCCTGGACCAGATCACCTTCGAGGAGATGCTGGAAATGGCCAGCCTGGGCTCCAAGGTGCTGCAGATCCGTTCAGTGGAATTCGCCGGCAAGTACCGCGTGAAGACCCGCGTGCTGTCGTCGCTCACCGACCCCCTGATGCCCCTCGAGCAAGAAATGCACTCGGGCACGCTGATCACTTTTGAGGAAAATTCTGAAATGGAAGCAGCCGTCATCTCCGGCATCGCCTTTGCCCGTGACGAGGCGAAGATCACCGTCCTGGGCGTGCCCGACAAGCCCGGCATCGCGTACCAGATCCTGGGCCCGGTTGCCGACGCCAACATCGACGTCGACATGATCATCCAGAACCAGTCCGTCGACGGCAAGACCGACTTCACCTTCACCGTGCCGCGCGGCGAATACCAGCGCGCGCTCGCCATCCTCAACGATGGCGTGAAGGCCCATATCGGCGCTGCCAGCGTATCGGGCGACCCGAAGGTGTCGAAGGTCTCGGTAGTCGGCGTGGGCATGCGCTCGCACGTCGGCATCGCCAGCAAGATGTTCCGCACGCTGTCCGAAGAAGGCATCAACATCCAGATGATCTCCACCTCGGAAATCAAGATCTCGGTGCTGATCGACGAGAAGTACATGGAGCTCGCCGTGCGCGCGCTGCATAAAGTGTTCGAGCTGGATCAGGCGTGA
- a CDS encoding DUF2069 domain-containing protein, whose protein sequence is MSAAPNPAASSAANASDGALHNAALWRLSAGSLIALIVLCIAWEWFLAPLRPGGSWLILKFLPLLLPLRGVLTRNRYTMQWSSMLILLFFTEGIVRATSDRAPSSTLAWIEVALTLVFFFGTILYLRPYKRRAKALQPPKPGK, encoded by the coding sequence ATGAGCGCCGCCCCGAACCCCGCGGCATCGTCCGCCGCCAACGCCAGCGACGGCGCGCTGCACAATGCCGCCCTGTGGCGCCTGAGCGCGGGCAGCCTGATCGCGCTGATCGTGCTGTGCATCGCCTGGGAATGGTTCCTGGCGCCGCTGCGCCCTGGCGGCTCCTGGCTGATCCTCAAGTTCCTGCCGCTGCTGCTGCCGCTGCGCGGCGTGCTGACCCGCAACCGCTACACCATGCAGTGGTCTTCGATGCTGATCCTGCTGTTCTTCACCGAAGGCATCGTGCGCGCCACCAGCGACCGCGCGCCATCTTCCACGCTGGCGTGGATCGAGGTCGCGCTGACGCTTGTGTTCTTCTTCGGCACCATCCTCTACCTGCGCCCTTACAAGCGCCGCGCCAAGGCCCTGCAGCCGCCCAAGCCCGGCAAATGA
- a CDS encoding gamma carbonic anhydrase family protein, whose amino-acid sequence MIGDVEIGADSSIWPLVTIRGDMHRIRIGARTSVQDGSVLHITHAGPFNPEGFPLTIGDDVTIGHKALLHGCTVGSRILIGMGTIVMDGAVIEDEVILGAGSLVPPGKVLESGHLYVGSPVKQARPLTEKERGFFRYTAANYVKLKDQHVAELKGA is encoded by the coding sequence GTGATCGGCGACGTAGAGATCGGCGCGGACAGTTCCATCTGGCCGCTGGTGACCATCCGAGGCGACATGCATCGCATCCGCATCGGCGCGCGCACCAGCGTGCAGGACGGCAGCGTGCTGCACATCACGCATGCCGGGCCGTTCAACCCCGAGGGCTTCCCGCTCACCATCGGCGACGACGTGACGATTGGCCACAAGGCGCTGTTGCATGGCTGCACGGTGGGCAGCCGCATCCTGATCGGCATGGGCACCATCGTGATGGACGGCGCGGTGATCGAGGACGAAGTGATCCTCGGCGCCGGCAGCCTGGTGCCGCCGGGCAAGGTGCTAGAGAGCGGGCATCTCTATGTTGGCAGCCCGGTGAAGCAGGCGAGGCCGCTGACGGAGAAGGAGCGCGGTTTCTTCCGCTATACGGCGGCCAACTACGTCAAGCTGAAGGACCAGCACGTGGCGGAGTTGAAGGGCGCCTGA
- a CDS encoding FAD-binding oxidoreductase produces the protein MNASHLDSFLALCRAALGEQHVLTDAADKAPYLTDWRKRYTGEAVAVLRPGSAEEVAAAVHACHAHKLAVVPQGGNTGLCGGATPQAEPASVVISLQRLNRVRQVDPLNNTITVEAGVILQQLQDTAREHGRLFPLSLAAEGSCTIGGNLSTNAGGTAVLRYGNTRELCLGLEVVTPAGEIWDGLRGLRKDNTGYDLRDLFIGAEGTLGIITAAVMKLYPLPRARVTALAAVASPRAALALLAIAQQRAGAMLTGFELMSERCLSLVTTHYPQLRYPFDRPHPQVVLLELSDNESEDHARAIFEALMETAFEAGVVQDAVVAESVQQSRDFWNLREHIPLAQVDEGKNIKHDIALPISRIADFIDTTDALIQQAFPGARMVTFGHLGDGNLHYNVSPPVGESHDAFLGNSAAINLIVHDSVHAHRGSISAEHGLGQLKREENRRYKSEVELAMMRAIKQALDPQGRMNPGKVV, from the coding sequence ATGAACGCCTCGCACCTCGACTCCTTCCTTGCCCTTTGCCGCGCCGCGCTCGGCGAGCAGCACGTGCTGACCGACGCCGCCGATAAGGCCCCCTACCTGACCGACTGGCGCAAGCGCTACACGGGCGAGGCAGTGGCGGTATTGCGGCCGGGCTCGGCGGAGGAAGTCGCCGCCGCCGTGCACGCCTGCCACGCGCACAAGCTGGCCGTGGTGCCGCAAGGCGGCAATACGGGGCTATGCGGCGGCGCCACGCCGCAGGCGGAACCCGCGTCGGTGGTGATCTCGCTGCAGCGCCTGAACCGGGTGCGGCAGGTGGACCCGCTCAACAACACCATCACCGTGGAAGCCGGCGTGATCCTGCAGCAGTTGCAAGACACCGCGCGCGAGCACGGCCGGCTGTTCCCGCTGAGCCTGGCCGCGGAAGGCAGCTGCACCATCGGCGGCAACCTCTCCACCAACGCGGGCGGCACGGCCGTGCTGCGCTATGGCAATACGCGCGAGCTCTGCCTGGGGCTGGAAGTGGTAACGCCTGCCGGCGAGATCTGGGACGGCCTGCGCGGCCTGCGCAAGGACAACACCGGCTACGACCTGCGCGACCTTTTTATCGGCGCGGAAGGCACGCTCGGCATCATCACCGCCGCCGTGATGAAACTCTACCCGCTGCCACGCGCCCGCGTCACCGCGCTGGCCGCCGTGGCCAGCCCGCGCGCGGCGCTGGCCTTGCTCGCTATCGCACAGCAGCGCGCCGGCGCCATGCTCACCGGCTTCGAGCTGATGTCGGAGCGGTGCCTGTCGCTGGTCACGACCCACTACCCGCAACTGCGTTATCCGTTCGACCGGCCGCATCCGCAAGTCGTGCTGCTGGAACTCTCCGACAACGAAAGCGAAGACCATGCGCGCGCCATCTTCGAAGCGCTGATGGAAACCGCCTTCGAAGCCGGCGTGGTGCAAGACGCGGTAGTCGCCGAGTCCGTGCAGCAGTCGCGCGACTTCTGGAACCTGCGCGAGCATATCCCGCTCGCCCAGGTCGACGAAGGCAAGAACATCAAGCACGACATCGCCCTGCCCATCTCGCGCATCGCGGACTTCATCGACACCACCGACGCCCTGATCCAGCAAGCCTTTCCCGGCGCGCGCATGGTCACCTTCGGCCATCTCGGCGACGGCAACCTGCATTACAACGTTTCGCCCCCGGTGGGCGAGAGCCATGATGCATTCCTCGGCAATTCGGCAGCCATCAACCTGATCGTGCATGACAGTGTGCACGCGCATCGGGGATCGATATCGGCGGAACACGGCCTCGGCCAACTCAAGCGTGAAGAGAACCGGCGCTACAAGAGCGAAGTGGAACTGGCGATGATGCGGGCGATCAAGCAGGCGCTGGATCCGCAGGGGCGGATGAATCCGGGCAAGGTGGTCTAG
- the tilS gene encoding tRNA lysidine(34) synthetase TilS, translated as MASSRKPAHRADPSAGLTDKVAQALQAGAAFVVSGDGARAGTVAVALSGGRDSVALLHALRAAVVASSLPLRVVALHVHHGLQAEADQWDAFCASLCSDWQLPFFSRRVTVTQGQGEGLEAAARRARYAALEAMCDEAGAQLLLFAHHLDDQVETVLLRLFRGSGLAGLGGMPRLRRLGERQQIVLLRPWLEVGRDDIDAYCAIHALPWIDDPSNDDARFARNALRQQMPALAAAFPALRANVAQAAAHLAQAGELLDALATQWMSGLVRTPRDASTLAELDLAGLRALAPAQADAVLRLWLRELGTQAPSTARLSAMRAQLIEHEGGEPAIHHEALVLHRFQGRVLARCAGPAIVSEDLALHWQGEASLPVPAWHGELRFTRDDTFGLPEAALRRPMRLAARQGGERIVLRPGGPARALKQAYQEAGVPMARRARLPLLWSGDQLVFAAGLGMHRRWPDAPAAPRWRVEWVEWVDGPGHIAPID; from the coding sequence ATGGCAAGTTCAAGGAAACCGGCGCACCGGGCTGACCCGTCCGCCGGCCTGACCGACAAGGTCGCACAGGCGCTTCAGGCCGGTGCGGCCTTTGTTGTTTCTGGCGACGGCGCGCGGGCAGGCACGGTGGCGGTGGCCCTTTCCGGCGGACGCGATTCGGTCGCGCTGCTGCACGCGTTGCGTGCGGCCGTGGTGGCGTCATCGCTGCCGCTGCGCGTGGTTGCGCTGCATGTGCATCATGGCCTGCAGGCCGAGGCGGACCAGTGGGACGCTTTCTGCGCCTCGCTGTGCAGCGACTGGCAACTGCCGTTTTTCAGCCGCCGCGTCACCGTGACCCAGGGGCAGGGCGAAGGGCTGGAGGCAGCGGCGCGCCGCGCGCGCTACGCTGCGCTCGAGGCCATGTGCGATGAGGCCGGGGCGCAACTGCTGCTGTTCGCGCATCACCTGGACGACCAGGTCGAGACCGTGCTGTTGCGCCTGTTCCGCGGCAGCGGGCTGGCCGGGCTTGGCGGCATGCCGCGCCTGCGCCGGCTTGGGGAGAGGCAGCAGATCGTATTGCTGCGTCCCTGGCTTGAGGTCGGCCGCGACGACATCGATGCGTACTGCGCCATCCACGCGCTCCCCTGGATCGACGATCCTTCCAATGACGATGCCCGTTTCGCCCGCAACGCGCTGAGGCAGCAGATGCCGGCGCTGGCTGCCGCGTTTCCTGCATTGCGTGCCAACGTGGCGCAGGCTGCAGCGCACCTGGCGCAGGCCGGCGAATTGCTCGACGCGCTCGCCACGCAGTGGATGTCGGGGTTGGTGCGCACGCCGCGCGATGCCAGCACGCTGGCCGAGCTAGATCTCGCCGGGCTGCGCGCGCTGGCGCCGGCCCAGGCCGATGCCGTGCTGCGCCTGTGGCTGCGCGAGCTCGGCACGCAGGCCCCATCCACCGCGCGGCTGTCCGCCATGCGCGCGCAACTGATCGAGCACGAAGGCGGCGAGCCCGCCATCCATCACGAGGCCCTGGTCTTGCATCGCTTCCAGGGGCGCGTGCTGGCACGCTGCGCCGGGCCGGCCATCGTGTCGGAAGACCTGGCGCTGCATTGGCAGGGAGAAGCAAGCCTGCCTGTGCCCGCGTGGCATGGCGAGCTGCGCTTCACGCGCGACGATACCTTCGGCCTGCCGGAAGCGGCGCTGCGCCGCCCCATGCGCCTTGCTGCGCGGCAAGGCGGCGAGCGCATCGTGCTGCGCCCGGGCGGGCCAGCGCGCGCGCTCAAGCAGGCCTACCAGGAGGCTGGTGTGCCGATGGCGCGCCGCGCGCGGCTGCCGCTGCTGTGGTCTGGCGACCAGCTTGTGTTCGCGGCTGGCCTGGGCATGCACCGGCGCTGGCCGGATGCGCCGGCCGCGCCACGCTGGCGTGTCGAATGGGTCGAGTGGGTGGATGGGCCGGGCCACATCGCGCCGATCGATTGA
- a CDS encoding DNA-3-methyladenine glycosylase family protein has protein sequence MEARLNAAVRKTATPTAPSKTAATTKAKSAAKPLAPAKLLKASTAAKVAKPAKPAKLVKAAAKEAGKSLGPVLKADGKPALKTGARAARAPVLPEAEALPLPVETVVDAVRPAYWDEACADLMKRDRILRKMIPTYGPAHLISRGDPFITLARSVVGQQISVKAAQTVWERLVVVCPKLTPAQMLKAGHDNLAACGLSRRKAEYIVDLAEHFKAGRVHVNSWTEMDDEAVIAELTQIRGIGRWTAEMFLMFNLMRPNVLPLDDVGLINAISANYFSGEPVTRSEAREVAANWEPWRTVATWYMWRSLDPLPVTY, from the coding sequence GTGGAGGCGCGCTTGAACGCTGCCGTGCGCAAGACGGCGACGCCCACGGCGCCGTCCAAGACTGCTGCGACCACCAAGGCCAAGTCCGCGGCCAAGCCGCTGGCGCCCGCGAAACTGCTTAAGGCGAGCACGGCGGCGAAGGTGGCCAAGCCCGCCAAGCCAGCCAAGCTAGTGAAGGCGGCCGCCAAGGAAGCTGGCAAGTCACTTGGCCCGGTGCTAAAGGCGGACGGCAAGCCCGCGCTCAAGACCGGCGCGCGCGCGGCCAGGGCGCCTGTGCTGCCTGAAGCCGAGGCGCTGCCGCTGCCGGTTGAAACGGTGGTGGATGCCGTGCGCCCGGCCTACTGGGATGAGGCCTGCGCCGACCTGATGAAGCGCGACCGCATCCTGCGCAAGATGATCCCCACCTACGGCCCCGCGCACCTGATCTCGCGTGGCGACCCGTTCATCACGCTGGCCCGGTCCGTGGTGGGCCAGCAGATCTCGGTGAAGGCCGCGCAGACGGTGTGGGAGCGGCTGGTGGTGGTCTGTCCCAAGCTCACGCCGGCGCAGATGCTCAAGGCGGGTCACGACAACCTGGCCGCCTGCGGCCTGTCGCGCCGCAAGGCAGAATACATCGTCGACCTTGCCGAGCATTTCAAGGCAGGGCGCGTGCATGTGAATAGCTGGACCGAGATGGATGACGAAGCCGTCATCGCGGAGCTGACGCAGATCCGCGGCATAGGCCGCTGGACCGCCGAAATGTTCCTGATGTTCAACTTGATGCGGCCCAATGTGCTGCCACTCGATGACGTTGGCCTGATCAACGCCATCTCGGCGAATTATTTCAGCGGCGAGCCCGTCACGCGCAGCGAGGCGCGCGAGGTTGCGGCCAACTGGGAGCCGTGGCGCACCGTCGCTACCTGGTATATGTGGCGTAGTCTTGATCCCCTGCCTGTGACGTATTAG
- the wrbA gene encoding NAD(P)H:quinone oxidoreductase codes for MTELLVLYYSRHGSTRKLAECIATGVDSVPGAQARLRTVPPVSTVSEATAPDIPADGPPYAELRDLEECAGLALGSPTRFGNMAAPMKYFLDGTVAQWLSGALTGKPACVFTATGSLHGGQETTLLSMMLPLLHHGMLVMGLPYSESALMTTTGGGTPYGPSHHARVDNSAPVSEDEAALARAMGKRLAETALRLAGGSRA; via the coding sequence ATGACCGAACTCTTAGTCCTCTACTACAGCCGCCACGGCAGCACCCGCAAGCTGGCCGAATGCATCGCCACCGGCGTCGACAGCGTACCCGGCGCGCAGGCGCGCCTGCGCACAGTGCCGCCCGTCTCGACCGTGAGCGAAGCCACCGCCCCGGATATCCCCGCTGATGGCCCGCCGTACGCGGAACTGCGCGACCTGGAGGAATGCGCCGGCCTGGCCCTGGGCAGCCCCACGCGTTTTGGCAACATGGCCGCGCCGATGAAGTACTTCCTCGATGGCACCGTGGCCCAGTGGCTGTCGGGCGCCCTCACCGGCAAGCCTGCCTGCGTGTTCACCGCCACCGGCAGCCTCCACGGGGGCCAGGAAACCACCTTGCTGTCGATGATGCTGCCCCTGCTCCATCACGGCATGCTGGTCATGGGCCTGCCCTATTCGGAAAGCGCGCTGATGACCACCACCGGCGGCGGCACGCCCTACGGCCCGAGCCACCACGCGCGCGTGGACAACAGCGCGCCGGTGTCCGAGGATGAAGCCGCGCTCGCGCGCGCCATGGGCAAGCGCCTGGCCGAGACTGCGCTGCGGCTGGCCGGCGGGAGCCGCGCATGA